The Parvibaculaceae bacterium PLY_AMNH_Bact1 genome window below encodes:
- a CDS encoding hypothetical protein (Derived by automated computational analysis using gene prediction method: GeneMarkS-2+.), with the protein MSKFSWTEYILGAAEAIPSSLIGAAVGSGLAMWFAISINRQENRRRLTQSFIDEMLGREFLVHRIALGKILARMNADPNYKCAFARGFWFPGVEGEDVGEMEQELNWHQHFEVVKGWARRLAQAERNKSVDMSELVAATSDAFTWMNAVLIPIADEVNSQVNQARASDCPEAIATWTDDVRHVSRLFTTHSKSQSNPDGRES; encoded by the coding sequence GTGAGCAAATTTAGCTGGACCGAATACATTCTTGGGGCGGCGGAAGCAATACCCAGCTCTCTTATCGGCGCGGCTGTGGGCTCGGGGCTCGCTATGTGGTTTGCTATCTCAATTAATCGTCAGGAAAATAGGCGCAGGCTTACCCAGTCGTTCATTGATGAGATGTTGGGCCGCGAGTTTCTGGTTCACCGCATAGCACTCGGGAAAATACTTGCGCGAATGAATGCGGACCCGAACTACAAGTGCGCATTTGCGCGAGGTTTTTGGTTCCCCGGAGTTGAGGGCGAGGATGTTGGGGAAATGGAACAAGAACTAAATTGGCACCAGCATTTTGAAGTTGTTAAAGGTTGGGCAAGGCGGTTGGCGCAGGCAGAACGGAACAAGTCTGTGGACATGAGCGAGTTGGTCGCTGCAACTAGCGATGCCTTCACTTGGATGAACGCAGTGCTGATACCAATTGCCGATGAAGTTAACAGCCAAGTAAACCAAGCCCGTGCGTCCGATTGTCCAGAAGCCATAGCTACATGGACGGATGACGTTCGGCACGTAAGTCGTCTATTTACGACTCATTCAAAGTCTCAATCTAACCCGGATGGTCGCGAAAGCTGA
- a CDS encoding hypothetical protein (Derived by automated computational analysis using gene prediction method: GeneMarkS-2+.): MLAHKDHPRLQGPVTIEDLQLESHAAKTLNLQVQEWPVEVSNQKFHMIWHKRYDADAGHQWLRTQIQRSVMDAYQLALSEKGTVR; encoded by the coding sequence TTGCTCGCACATAAAGACCATCCGCGCCTTCAAGGCCCAGTGACGATTGAGGACCTGCAGCTAGAAAGCCATGCCGCGAAGACACTGAACCTACAGGTCCAGGAATGGCCTGTGGAGGTCAGCAATCAAAAGTTTCACATGATCTGGCACAAACGATATGACGCAGATGCTGGTCATCAATGGCTGCGCACCCAGATCCAACGCAGTGTGATGGATGCTTACCAACTCGCCCTATCCGAAAAAGGAACCGTACGTTGA
- a CDS encoding hypothetical protein (Derived by automated computational analysis using gene prediction method: GeneMarkS-2+.) — protein sequence MLIFNTLGEFAVVLGIEASPIEKAWRVGQPDITQDELASVIGYSRQR from the coding sequence ATGCTCATCTTCAATACGTTGGGCGAGTTTGCAGTGGTGCTCGGCATTGAGGCGAGCCCAATAGAGAAAGCCTGGCGTGTCGGCCAGCCGGATATCACTCAGGACGAGCTCGCATCCGTTATCGGGTATTCCCGGCAAAGGTGA
- a CDS encoding hypothetical protein (Derived by automated computational analysis using gene prediction method: GeneMarkS-2+.), which yields MRGMEAEGILRRHGRLTEITNYLLLADVLDEEGPLNPLWRELA from the coding sequence ATGAGGGGCATGGAAGCGGAGGGCATTCTTCGCCGTCACGGCCGCCTGACCGAGATCACAAACTATTTGCTGTTGGCGGATGTGCTTGATGAAGAGGGCCCGTTGAACCCTCTTTGGCGAGAGTTGGCTTGA
- a CDS encoding autotransporter domain-containing protein (Derived by automated computational analysis using gene prediction method: Protein Homology.): MSTIVFVAKSVSQFVLVQRILIRRAVRKFAQSPTLISRLLLSTALVSVPTVAFADNFVWDSSQNGSSLGGTGDWDANGGAPNFRPNNGADANTSWVDGNTAIFGTSSGNVAVKGHVTIGGLVFAADGYVLSDNVNGSLNLANGTTVDAVVQSAGHTATISAPIVGAGGLRASGAGTLNLTGANTFTGAFAQTAGTTTLSAGSMATDALNISGGIFNLSRVDSVANGATITVSDSGQLNVNANDTINSLRMTGAMAATTIANGFTLSAIGTDAAGTSLLNAGTIGGAGTFGVGQGAFVQNGGTLSVGNVNVALYALTGGEIAASTTLQTTGNDVDLRAGTINGVIAGARGVAKSGTGLAVMNGVNTYTGMTTVTDGTLRLAAFKALSSATDVVVNGGLLDIDQTQAINSLTGSGGQVDIANTMTVSLGTHGSGAYAGSLTGAGRLSKNGAGTLTLSGNNTLATVTLGRGGLSLTGGQAVGDQSFVDVKQFATLNILTSETIGALAVENNGKVVLSPGATLSAGADNSDRTINGVISGAGGLTKVGTGVLTLNATNTYTGGTTVETGTLRVTANGALPGATDLNVNGGILDIDTGSVAVNSFGGTGGEVSFENGNRLQINGTSNTTYEGNLTGDGQLRLNQTSGGLTLSGNNTVSAVTILDGTLRLTGGQAVGDMAEFTSGLNTAVVVQQSESIGTFDASGSVVLSSGATLSIGASNNDMDIGGVISGEGSLLKEGAGLLQLTGANTHTGNTVVEAGTLRLGSAERLADTSNVVVNGGTLELATNGDETVATLSGTGGIVNIRDGMGLLFVGDKGTDFAYAGQITGPGGLVKTDTGTFTVTGANDFTGGTSIQGGAIHVRNGGRLGSNNNALTLSNNGQLILDGNLNVGLTRLLNSSSIDLASNNNVTDRLTINGNLSMDPGASLSVNVDANQASDKLTVNGMVNLDGTLNVVATGTEGSYVIPEFVYTIIENDGVDAVVGAFTNLVTNFAFLAPTVTTNGGDGNDVVLTLRNTSAVTGASSTPTLNFRPLATTRNQAVAATALDSFDYGSEDGATIFRNLIGLSNGQATQALNQIGGQEHSSGQVLGGHSSGQFLSTVLGRTQGSSMGVGGGAQTFAFAADDLDRHVSELFNTFGTHNARQVLSDAGRPGDDIVLGAVETTTTYTGWSQVFGEYAEVDGDTSSPDLSSRTWGLALGTEIQGLVADPTVTVGVSVGYSHTNFSSDSNSTSSSDNYHVGAYGGWGATSAYEEGLGVSGAFGYTFHQFEADRRIAFGGLSRVAESEYDGHSFGGEARARYGFAAEIDDSELVFAPIVGVQASYSRSDSFSETGAGALNLSSSSTSMSGLTTLLGGEVSAYLSGSSMDIAPRLSLAWKHKLGDVDSTRTYSLSGSPSSFTSLSPELERDSLAVGAGADIIASDRFALSLDTGADIAADSASYFTALRARLRF, from the coding sequence ATGTCCACTATCGTTTTTGTTGCGAAAAGTGTGTCTCAATTTGTTCTGGTACAAAGAATTCTGATACGCAGAGCGGTTCGAAAATTCGCGCAAAGCCCCACCCTCATATCCCGTCTTTTGCTGAGCACTGCATTGGTCTCCGTACCAACGGTCGCCTTCGCAGACAATTTTGTCTGGGACAGTTCTCAAAACGGATCAAGCTTGGGTGGGACTGGCGACTGGGACGCAAATGGGGGCGCACCTAACTTTCGGCCAAACAATGGGGCGGATGCCAACACATCCTGGGTAGACGGCAATACAGCGATCTTCGGGACGTCATCCGGAAACGTTGCGGTTAAGGGGCATGTGACCATTGGCGGGTTGGTTTTTGCCGCTGACGGGTATGTCCTCTCAGATAATGTGAATGGGTCCCTCAACCTTGCAAACGGCACAACGGTTGATGCTGTGGTGCAGTCAGCTGGTCATACAGCGACGATTTCCGCGCCGATTGTCGGCGCGGGCGGGTTACGCGCGTCGGGTGCAGGCACGTTGAACCTGACCGGTGCAAATACGTTCACCGGTGCCTTTGCCCAAACGGCGGGTACAACGACTTTGTCTGCCGGGTCAATGGCGACCGACGCCCTCAACATCTCAGGGGGTATATTCAACTTATCGCGGGTGGACTCCGTTGCTAACGGGGCAACAATCACGGTCTCTGACTCTGGTCAGCTTAATGTGAACGCAAATGACACGATCAACTCGCTACGTATGACGGGCGCTATGGCGGCTACAACCATCGCAAACGGATTCACGCTGAGTGCCATTGGCACTGATGCGGCAGGCACGTCACTATTGAATGCGGGTACCATTGGCGGCGCAGGCACATTCGGTGTGGGCCAAGGGGCGTTCGTGCAGAACGGCGGCACACTGAGTGTCGGCAATGTCAATGTGGCCCTTTATGCTTTGACCGGTGGCGAAATTGCTGCCAGCACGACGCTTCAAACAACTGGCAATGATGTTGATCTGAGGGCTGGAACGATCAACGGCGTGATCGCGGGAGCTCGGGGTGTCGCCAAGAGTGGTACCGGACTGGCAGTGATGAATGGGGTCAACACCTACACAGGCATGACAACGGTTACTGATGGCACTTTGCGACTTGCAGCATTTAAGGCTTTATCATCGGCAACTGATGTAGTTGTGAATGGCGGGTTGCTGGATATTGACCAGACCCAGGCAATTAACTCCCTTACAGGATCAGGTGGCCAGGTAGATATTGCAAACACCATGACCGTAAGTCTTGGAACTCACGGTTCGGGGGCATATGCGGGTAGCCTCACTGGGGCCGGACGTCTTAGCAAAAATGGTGCCGGAACTCTTACGCTGTCGGGAAATAATACCCTTGCAACAGTAACGCTGGGCCGCGGAGGGCTAAGCCTCACCGGTGGTCAGGCTGTTGGTGACCAGTCTTTTGTCGACGTAAAGCAATTTGCCACTCTTAATATCCTGACGTCAGAGACCATTGGCGCATTGGCCGTTGAAAATAATGGTAAGGTTGTGCTCTCCCCTGGTGCGACCCTCTCGGCAGGCGCAGACAATTCTGACCGCACCATTAACGGTGTGATCAGTGGTGCGGGTGGCCTGACGAAAGTTGGGACGGGCGTTCTCACACTCAATGCAACAAACACCTATACCGGCGGAACGACTGTTGAGACAGGGACACTGCGCGTCACAGCCAATGGAGCGCTGCCGGGCGCGACAGACTTGAATGTCAATGGCGGCATCTTGGACATCGATACAGGGTCCGTTGCTGTGAATTCTTTTGGTGGGACCGGCGGCGAGGTGTCTTTCGAAAATGGAAACCGCCTGCAAATAAACGGCACGTCTAATACGACCTATGAAGGTAATTTGACCGGCGATGGGCAGTTGCGCCTCAACCAAACCAGCGGCGGCTTGACGCTCTCTGGCAACAACACCGTGTCGGCCGTCACGATTTTAGACGGCACGTTGCGCCTGACCGGCGGGCAGGCTGTGGGGGACATGGCCGAGTTCACGTCGGGGCTCAACACAGCTGTGGTCGTTCAACAATCAGAATCCATCGGCACCTTCGATGCTTCCGGTAGCGTTGTCCTTTCCTCTGGTGCAACCTTGTCCATTGGGGCGAGCAATAATGATATGGACATCGGCGGTGTCATTAGTGGTGAAGGGTCACTCCTGAAAGAGGGGGCGGGACTTCTTCAGTTGACAGGAGCGAATACGCATACGGGCAACACGGTTGTGGAGGCAGGTACATTGCGGCTTGGCTCGGCTGAGCGGCTTGCAGACACGAGCAATGTTGTTGTGAATGGCGGCACGCTGGAATTGGCAACCAATGGCGATGAGACCGTCGCGACCCTTTCTGGGACAGGCGGCATCGTCAATATTCGCGACGGTATGGGGCTTCTGTTCGTTGGTGACAAGGGAACGGATTTTGCCTACGCAGGTCAGATCACGGGGCCCGGTGGGCTGGTGAAGACCGACACGGGAACTTTTACGGTCACAGGAGCAAACGACTTTACCGGAGGCACGTCCATCCAGGGCGGGGCGATCCATGTTCGCAATGGCGGGCGCTTGGGCTCCAACAATAACGCGCTGACTTTGAGCAATAACGGGCAGCTCATTTTGGATGGCAATCTGAATGTCGGCTTAACGCGCCTGTTGAATTCGTCATCTATTGATCTCGCATCAAACAACAATGTGACAGATCGGTTGACGATCAATGGCAATCTCTCCATGGACCCTGGCGCGTCGCTCAGCGTCAATGTGGATGCGAACCAGGCTTCAGACAAGCTGACCGTGAATGGAATGGTGAACTTGGATGGTACGTTGAATGTCGTCGCGACTGGGACAGAAGGGTCTTACGTCATTCCCGAATTCGTCTATACGATCATTGAAAATGATGGTGTGGACGCTGTGGTTGGGGCATTTACGAACCTGGTAACAAATTTTGCCTTCCTCGCGCCAACGGTCACCACAAACGGTGGCGATGGAAATGACGTTGTTCTCACGCTGCGGAACACGAGTGCGGTGACCGGTGCGTCTTCAACGCCCACTCTCAATTTTAGGCCGCTTGCGACAACACGTAATCAGGCAGTTGCGGCAACGGCTTTGGACAGTTTCGACTATGGCTCAGAAGACGGTGCCACAATTTTCCGCAACCTTATCGGGCTGAGCAATGGCCAGGCGACGCAGGCGCTGAATCAGATTGGAGGCCAGGAGCATTCCTCCGGACAGGTTCTCGGTGGTCACTCCAGCGGACAATTCCTGTCCACAGTTTTGGGCCGAACGCAAGGAAGCTCAATGGGTGTTGGTGGTGGAGCTCAAACTTTTGCTTTTGCTGCAGATGATCTGGATCGCCATGTGAGCGAACTATTCAACACGTTCGGGACACATAATGCACGGCAGGTATTGTCAGATGCGGGCAGGCCAGGAGACGACATTGTATTAGGCGCGGTTGAAACGACCACCACATATACAGGCTGGAGCCAGGTGTTTGGTGAATATGCGGAAGTTGATGGCGATACGAGTTCGCCTGATCTCTCCAGTCGGACGTGGGGGCTGGCGCTTGGGACAGAAATCCAAGGGCTTGTGGCAGACCCGACTGTCACTGTGGGAGTGAGCGTCGGATATTCTCATACAAATTTCTCTTCTGATAGCAATTCAACCTCAAGCTCAGACAATTATCATGTGGGCGCATATGGGGGGTGGGGAGCGACAAGTGCTTATGAAGAAGGTCTGGGGGTGTCTGGCGCGTTCGGATACACATTTCATCAGTTTGAAGCGGATCGTCGGATCGCATTTGGAGGTCTCAGCCGAGTTGCTGAGTCAGAATATGATGGCCACAGTTTTGGCGGTGAGGCGCGTGCTCGATATGGTTTCGCAGCGGAGATAGACGATTCAGAATTGGTCTTCGCGCCGATTGTGGGGGTGCAGGCATCTTACTCGAGAAGCGACAGCTTCAGTGAAACAGGTGCCGGAGCTCTCAACCTCTCTTCGTCAAGCACCTCAATGAGTGGCCTGACAACCTTGCTCGGCGGCGAGGTTTCTGCGTATCTCTCTGGTTCATCTATGGACATTGCACCCCGGCTCTCATTGGCTTGGAAACATAAGCTTGGTGACGTTGACTCGACGAGAACTTATTCCCTGAGTGGATCACCTTCATCCTTCACATCTCTCTCGCCAGAGTTAGAGCGCGACTCGCTCGCCGTCGGTGCGGGGGCCGACATCATCGCCTCAGACAGGTTTGCTTTGTCACTCGATACCGGCGCAGACATTGCCGCGGACTCCGCCAGTTACTTTACAGCGCTTCGTGCACGTCTTAGGTTCTGA
- a CDS encoding alpha/beta hydrolase (Derived by automated computational analysis using gene prediction method: Protein Homology.), whose amino-acid sequence MNAEDERSNSDKDLISAWYEDSLSLVNPSIDVAKKWKIPFPPDIDVGLEILYVAPNGNELLVHGNPINCRSYLDEIDLENHFDDDFGVVRHEEGILLFSKSHQAYRLVYVSRPNFSVILEKAFSQTRFTNAELQLLIQLLCGLSVRAAAEEDGVAYETKRWQFKSLATRAGFSNQNEAIRKTLLALTSHSLDAVGIVLGNAVDHSDPTLQFLRTYYQERFRFLKVTGRSNRIIRVIETGPVSGTPVVWMHSQTLPPPGQFADDWCEKQNIRLIIPLREGFLSGLRNGPAPTDQLDRTAEDVADIIHMFAGGQAKIVAQSTGTAYALQLAHDYPEVVSELIFAAAAFVGDYQNWRIQKFVDGFRNLLGRNSFILAKSYDRYMKRISTREGLWAVLSSTYETSPRDMSIFEDILSDPLGHTMMYDSYRLSRHSMLSDVGLKALNVWQKAKNLANIPILFVHGVSDPINAIADAKYVQQEIPGAQFKELEGEGQSLFLNRLRDVVTMSVA is encoded by the coding sequence ATGAACGCGGAGGATGAGCGCAGCAATTCAGACAAAGACCTCATTTCCGCCTGGTATGAAGACAGTCTCAGTCTCGTTAATCCGTCCATAGACGTTGCAAAAAAATGGAAGATCCCCTTTCCCCCTGACATTGATGTGGGGTTGGAGATTCTCTATGTGGCCCCAAACGGCAATGAACTGCTGGTTCACGGGAACCCGATCAATTGCAGATCCTATTTGGATGAGATTGACTTAGAAAACCATTTTGACGACGACTTTGGCGTCGTGCGACATGAAGAAGGTATTCTTCTTTTCTCCAAGTCCCACCAGGCCTACCGCCTTGTTTACGTCAGCCGACCTAACTTCTCGGTCATTCTGGAGAAGGCTTTTTCGCAAACACGTTTCACCAATGCGGAGTTGCAACTCCTTATTCAGCTCTTGTGCGGGCTGTCCGTGCGCGCGGCGGCAGAAGAAGACGGTGTGGCCTATGAGACCAAGCGGTGGCAGTTCAAGTCGCTCGCGACCCGGGCAGGGTTCAGCAATCAAAACGAGGCAATACGCAAAACATTGCTGGCGCTGACGTCTCATTCTTTGGACGCAGTTGGCATTGTCCTTGGAAATGCGGTCGACCACTCTGATCCGACGCTTCAATTCTTGAGAACCTATTATCAGGAACGGTTCAGGTTCCTAAAGGTGACAGGCCGATCAAACAGGATCATTCGCGTCATCGAGACTGGGCCGGTCTCGGGGACGCCAGTTGTTTGGATGCACAGCCAAACCCTTCCGCCGCCAGGGCAGTTTGCCGATGACTGGTGTGAGAAGCAGAACATTCGGTTGATTATTCCGTTGCGAGAAGGCTTTCTGTCCGGCCTGAGAAATGGCCCCGCGCCTACGGACCAGTTGGATCGCACAGCAGAAGATGTTGCTGACATCATTCACATGTTTGCTGGCGGGCAGGCAAAAATTGTGGCGCAGTCCACAGGGACCGCCTATGCGCTACAGCTCGCGCACGATTATCCTGAAGTGGTCAGTGAGCTGATATTCGCGGCTGCGGCATTTGTCGGCGATTATCAGAATTGGCGTATTCAAAAATTTGTGGATGGATTTCGGAACCTGCTAGGGCGCAATTCCTTTATTCTTGCCAAATCCTATGACCGCTATATGAAGCGCATCAGTACAAGGGAAGGCCTGTGGGCGGTTTTATCCTCAACTTATGAAACCTCTCCGCGTGACATGTCCATTTTTGAGGATATTCTCTCTGATCCTCTTGGGCATACAATGATGTACGACTCCTACCGCCTGTCGCGTCACTCCATGTTGAGTGATGTCGGATTGAAAGCATTGAATGTTTGGCAAAAGGCGAAGAATTTGGCCAACATTCCGATCCTCTTTGTTCACGGCGTGTCGGATCCTATCAATGCGATTGCGGATGCGAAATATGTTCAGCAAGAAATCCCTGGCGCACAGTTCAAAGAGCTGGAGGGAGAGGGCCAGTCCCTGTTCCTAAATCGTCTGCGCGATGTCGTCACCATGTCTGTAGCGTAA
- a CDS encoding hypothetical protein (Derived by automated computational analysis using gene prediction method: GeneMarkS-2+.), with amino-acid sequence MAIEVIAGETLGFVMGVLGKAGSKVLEGVAKTGAEKLLTYLKTKLGEGPEAQALQQLEADPEAIEGEAQLKEALMARMESDKGFAQELTKMLESLQQEINVSNKQVGDKNKNAQVTGNNIKIQM; translated from the coding sequence ATGGCGATAGAAGTGATTGCGGGAGAAACACTTGGATTTGTGATGGGCGTGCTGGGCAAAGCCGGAAGCAAGGTGCTGGAAGGCGTCGCCAAGACAGGTGCTGAGAAACTCTTAACCTATCTCAAAACAAAACTTGGCGAGGGCCCTGAAGCCCAAGCCCTTCAACAGCTTGAGGCAGACCCTGAGGCCATTGAAGGTGAAGCGCAGCTAAAAGAGGCCCTGATGGCGCGCATGGAAAGCGACAAAGGTTTCGCGCAGGAACTCACCAAGATGCTGGAAAGCCTGCAACAGGAAATCAACGTCTCAAACAAACAGGTGGGGGACAAAAACAAGAATGCGCAGGTCACAGGTAACAATATCAAGATCCAAATGTAG
- a CDS encoding tetratricopeptide repeat protein (Derived by automated computational analysis using gene prediction method: Protein Homology.), which translates to MPSNTQIGHGNIAVQIVGDGNTVVADHPHLLLTRYEADRLSADDIAKREPTQLLAARQRTIPTIGRGPLLDEYEVWLNSDAAISVRVLVGSAGRGKTRFGLDLCDRAVETSWQAGFATSAEIRRFRAQQNLAGWGWSKPVLLVVDYASSVSQELHDWLAELAQNQGLAGSDNDTPPLRILLLDRTADATGGWLQTVYGRGGGDRDSIDRLLDRPEPYALPPIEDMEDRRQLLIQMLAAQGSDLLPPAAGEDAWFDQRLAELSWGGEPLFLMMAASLAAQESFASVLALARDDMALRIADDELARIDRTLSSTDEPRAFVHHMVAIVTLCGGLDQASALDMIMDEEKALRHRLPSGPAGCLDVLRQVLPMIEGRLAPIEPDMIGEAVMLRVWESLDDEEMSQLINRAAAQEACRSVVIGSVIRTCQDYALHGHTTPLYWLDALSNAAALDLEELLELVDALPSATLELRERALSLTERALTAIRQLPVEGAEAHPTQLLLLLNALSLRLTALGRHEEALTAIEEAVVILRAKSTPLNTDHAVSGDILADAFAAHRTEGRHRKADFALLLFTLSNAQATVGQHTAALVSIEEVVELSRELVRKGHTTINSELAASLNGLSILQNIAGRSEDALASAVEAEAIYRGLAAERPDVFRPNLAVVLDNLAHCLSTVSRLSEALAACEEAVSIRRNLAAAHPDAYLPDLACSLINLPNRLNALHKHSEALSICKEAVALHRTLSNDRPDAFLPNLGKSLNNLANSFWYLKRIEEAAAADEEAIAVYRKLVDKSPEVFSPDLIRSLKNLAAKWKNTDRWEDGYALFKEAQRVEWDYVEALNSRRDSIAKSERDAMPEAEQDMPQARQHFRNWSKVVWSFSLRSLRSVLRLRNPEEDD; encoded by the coding sequence TTGCCGAGCAACACGCAAATTGGTCACGGGAATATTGCTGTTCAGATTGTTGGCGACGGCAACACTGTCGTCGCGGACCATCCACACCTGCTGCTCACGCGCTATGAAGCTGATCGTCTCTCAGCAGATGACATCGCAAAGAGAGAACCCACCCAGCTTCTCGCAGCGCGGCAGCGCACCATCCCAACCATTGGGCGCGGCCCCTTGTTGGATGAGTATGAAGTCTGGCTAAACAGTGATGCCGCGATTTCGGTACGGGTTCTGGTGGGCAGCGCCGGACGTGGCAAAACGCGGTTCGGACTGGACCTGTGTGACCGCGCGGTGGAAACCAGTTGGCAGGCAGGGTTTGCGACTTCTGCTGAGATCCGTCGCTTCCGCGCTCAGCAAAACCTTGCGGGATGGGGATGGTCCAAGCCTGTCCTTCTGGTCGTCGACTATGCGTCCTCGGTCTCGCAAGAGTTGCATGACTGGCTGGCTGAGTTGGCGCAGAACCAAGGTCTGGCCGGCTCCGACAATGATACTCCACCCCTGCGCATTCTGTTGCTGGACCGCACCGCTGACGCGACCGGCGGGTGGTTGCAGACGGTTTATGGTCGCGGCGGCGGTGACCGAGATTCTATTGATCGCCTTCTTGACCGACCTGAACCATACGCGCTGCCACCCATTGAGGACATGGAGGACCGTCGACAGCTCCTGATACAGATGCTGGCTGCCCAGGGGTCAGACCTGCTCCCCCCGGCTGCGGGCGAGGATGCATGGTTTGATCAGCGTCTTGCTGAGCTCTCCTGGGGAGGAGAACCTTTATTCCTCATGATGGCGGCAAGCCTCGCCGCGCAGGAGAGTTTCGCCTCTGTTCTGGCACTGGCGCGGGATGATATGGCCTTGCGCATTGCTGATGATGAATTGGCCCGTATTGATCGGACCCTCTCGTCCACCGATGAGCCAAGAGCGTTTGTACATCATATGGTGGCCATCGTGACACTCTGTGGGGGGCTGGATCAAGCATCGGCACTCGACATGATCATGGATGAAGAAAAAGCGCTCCGTCATCGGTTGCCGAGCGGCCCGGCTGGATGCCTGGATGTCTTGCGACAAGTATTACCCATGATAGAGGGCCGCCTTGCGCCGATTGAGCCCGACATGATCGGAGAGGCTGTCATGTTGCGGGTCTGGGAATCTCTTGATGACGAAGAAATGTCCCAGCTAATTAACCGTGCGGCGGCACAAGAGGCTTGCAGATCTGTTGTTATTGGGTCAGTGATCCGAACCTGTCAGGACTACGCCCTACATGGCCACACTACACCGCTTTATTGGCTGGACGCATTGAGCAACGCCGCAGCGTTAGACTTAGAAGAATTGTTGGAGTTGGTGGATGCACTGCCGTCCGCGACGCTGGAGCTACGCGAACGCGCTCTATCTCTGACGGAGAGGGCTCTCACCGCGATACGCCAGTTACCTGTCGAGGGTGCAGAAGCACACCCTACGCAGCTTCTCCTATTGCTCAATGCACTATCACTTCGGTTAACCGCTCTGGGTCGCCATGAGGAAGCACTTACCGCCATTGAAGAAGCCGTAGTCATACTTCGCGCGAAATCCACTCCTCTGAATACTGACCATGCAGTAAGCGGCGACATCTTGGCAGACGCTTTCGCCGCACATCGAACGGAGGGTAGGCATCGGAAAGCAGACTTTGCCTTGCTTCTCTTTACTTTATCAAATGCACAGGCGACCGTTGGTCAACATACCGCAGCTCTTGTGTCAATTGAGGAAGTCGTCGAGCTGAGTCGAGAATTAGTCCGCAAAGGCCACACAACGATCAATTCCGAGCTAGCTGCGTCGCTCAATGGTTTGTCGATTTTACAGAACATAGCTGGCCGGTCTGAAGACGCGCTCGCGTCCGCAGTAGAGGCTGAGGCAATCTATCGCGGTCTAGCGGCAGAGAGACCCGATGTTTTTCGCCCGAACCTTGCAGTTGTTCTGGATAACTTGGCACATTGCTTGAGTACAGTGTCTAGGCTTTCGGAGGCACTTGCAGCTTGCGAAGAGGCAGTGAGCATCCGCCGCAACCTCGCTGCGGCTCACCCTGACGCTTATCTACCTGACCTGGCCTGCTCTCTGATAAATCTACCAAATCGTCTTAACGCCCTACACAAACATTCCGAGGCACTATCCATCTGTAAGGAAGCAGTCGCGCTTCACCGCACACTATCCAACGACAGGCCAGACGCTTTTCTCCCAAACCTCGGAAAATCCCTCAACAATCTGGCGAACAGCTTCTGGTATCTTAAGCGTATCGAAGAAGCAGCTGCAGCAGATGAAGAAGCAATTGCCGTCTATCGAAAGCTAGTCGACAAATCGCCGGAAGTGTTCAGTCCGGACCTAATACGATCGCTCAAAAACCTAGCCGCCAAATGGAAAAACACTGACCGTTGGGAGGATGGGTATGCCCTCTTCAAGGAAGCGCAGAGAGTTGAATGGGACTATGTTGAAGCATTGAATAGTCGAAGAGATTCTATTGCGAAATCCGAACGCGATGCAATGCCTGAAGCAGAACAGGACATGCCACAGGCGAGACAACACTTTCGAAACTGGTCCAAAGTGGTGTGGAGTTTTTCGCTGAGATCGTTGCGTTCCGTTCTGAGATTGAGAAACCCTGAGGAGGACGATTGA